Proteins found in one Primulina eburnea isolate SZY01 chromosome 16, ASM2296580v1, whole genome shotgun sequence genomic segment:
- the LOC140816304 gene encoding uncharacterized protein isoform X2, whose product MFLCPCQFPHTLFDNQHREPEATATHSIQYPFWALRISDFAPPLGSRFLVPFPVAPEVAGNAGISGLDACSTHDFPKPNRNGMGNEDLESDPDSSYVFVTGADAKTGDSFEIKVVAAVDPSSVLESKSSVEHFEVKTDVDEFLMGGKNGTAEAIHGYPSVINVISAENETSPVDGVAFLDTIEENSLKTKCRAELDAQNVTLDFDNGEVCKPLKEGENGNVERTYVKPLVVNDNTLNQESSLGDGDGIQDQIEHHFMKTECGAKAQIKQDGDPNRKIESSELVVAEKPNDRNEKTESVADTERKKAEEQIISKSSSGLEKNQESEAPNLGVVAKSGEEGNMNMWSPVNISVQTKDVCECEIILGSTETSQLSFEDVADCHLEENKINFARLVMERVEGEVAQATFLNPGLECYPIDNKMETIEVEAQSALGVAGDDVKWSTVPGNRVQCSLAEEKGEAINMDCHLGTFCHQVSKGKIKEFSVFHVENNIQYPKDPSELSYLNKVSHISMISDNETEGPVLSQSFSALSGGVHESLTEYKDSDAEMLVIASSSSINGAKSHAVENGPFGFNSQDAYSVNSINSGCDPTLESVVRIEKEQTYEGHNAHAGAEVSSWKSKDGTDSHTFTDQEMEHDCHDFSALDNVDSTSHVMVTRGVVILDNFVVDEEVCANIIVESAEVKNVGEQFSGVVGSKAETLLFQANEDTRIFQNENISKVSLKGSSTDAITGEDVSVDAVPKPFNFFIRIPRFNDEKLKEQLKTAKLEINEKTKLRDAIQAEIQEKRANNQIHGIDYEHAKGETRSLRKLVALKRMEISSLRSLINKAKNAISIEDIDIRITNIEHMIQHESLPLREEKELIREIKQLKQLREQLSCNMGSQSEIQQALEQREDAEERLKILRKELATLKDRMSMAQTAIVEAENKYDDENKKIKELQAQFRAAYDIRQAAYARWLTLREQLSQKNIYFVEYKDDEATASNCAFSGDREVLYHLCMNQVEKFMKLWNGNGEFRNEYARFNARSTLRRLGTLDGRSLGPDEKPPNLPICDNKERNDKMVSIPANVDSISCQSVELKQQMSLENLVTDVQSMKTVTESKDQSGNSLTDVSGREITDELQEEDSVKMREEAELTHKEEEIRRDEAEAKKKEELRLEQLAKAKERRENKKRHDEKVQMREELRAELKEKKEKKLRKKERKKAASASTDVNDSSEAVDIVKEEIQVSDNSSCAPTKKPKKTPIASKQNNTKSLPPPFRNRNRKKWKQWIWVTLTSVVVILVFWLGNMGLFANVNLKRHNPGY is encoded by the exons ATGTTTCTTTGCCCTTGCCAGTTCCCACACACTCTTTTCGACAATCAACACAGAGAGCCTGAGGCTACGGCTACTCACTCAATTCAGTATCCTTTTTGGGCGCTCCGGATCTCCGATTTCGCTCCACCCCTCGGATCTAGATTCCTCGTCCCTTTCCCG GTGGCGCCCGAGGTGGCTGGAAATGCGGGGATATCCGGGTTAGATGCCTGCTCTACTCATGATTTCCCCAAGCCTAATCGCAATGGGATGGGCAACGAAGATCTAGAAAGTGATCCCGACAGTTCCTATGTTTTTGTCACTGGGGCTGATGCCAAGACTGGTGATTCCTTTGAAATTAAGGTTGTAgctgcggtagatccgagtagcGTGCTCGAATCAAAGTCCTCTGTCGAGCATTTTGAGGTAAAAACGGATGTTGATGAGTTTTTGATGGGTGGGAAGAATGGTACGGCAGAGGCAATCCATGGGTATCCTTCTGTCATAAATGTCATTTCAGCAGAGAACGAGACTTCTCCTGTGGATGGAGTTGCGTTCCTAGATACTATCGAAGAGAATAGTCTGAAAACTAAATGCCGGGCGGAGTTGGATGCTCAAAATGTGACTTTGGATTTCGATAATGGTGAAGTTTGCAAGCCTTTAAAGGAGGGGGAAAACGGGAATGTGGAAAGAACCTATGTGAAGCCTTTGGTGGTAAATGACAATACCTTAAACCAAGAGAGTTCCTTGGGGGATGGCGATGGCATCCAAGATCAAATAGAGCATCACTTTATGAAAACTGAATGTGGGGCAAAAGCTCAAATTAAACAGGATGGTGATCCAAATAGAAAAATTGAAAGCTCGGAGTTAGTTGTAGCAGAGAAGCCCAATGACCGAAATGAGAAAACTGAAAGTGTGGCAGATACTGAAAGGAAAAAGGCAGAGGAGCAGATCATATCAAAATCCTCTTCTGGTCTGGAAAAGAATCAGGAATCTGAAGCTCCGAACTTGGGGGTGGTTGCAAAATCAGGAGAGGAAGGGAATATGAATATGTGGTCACCTGTGAATATCTCTGTTCAAACCAAAGATGTATGTGAGTGTGAAATTATATTAGGATCAACTGAGACATCTCAACTTTCGTTTGAAGATGTGGCTGATTGTCATTTGGAAGAAAATAAGATAAATTTTGCAAGGTTGGTTATGGAAAGAGTGGAAGGTGAAGTTGCCCAAGCAACTTTCTTAAATCCAGGTTTGGAATGCTATCCAATTGATAACAAAATGGAGACAATCGAAGTGGAGGCACAGTCAGCTTTGGGTGTGGCAGGGGATGACGTGAAGTGGAGTACAGTCCCTGGAAACAGAGTACAGTGCAGCTTAGCTGAAGAAAAAGGAGAGGCAATTAATATGGATTGTCATCTCGGAACTTTTTGCCACCAGGTCTCAAAGGgaaaaattaaagaattttcTGTATTTCATGTTGAAAACAATATTCAATATCCTAAAGACCCCAGCGAGCTTTCTTATTTGAACAAAGTGTCCCATATAAGTATGATCTCTGACAATGAGACCGAGGGTCCTGTGCTGTCTCAGAGCTTTTCCGCTTTAAGTGGTGGGGTTCATGAGTCTCTGACTGAATATAAAGATTCCGATGCTGAAATGTTAGTGATTGCATCTTCTTCATCTATTAATGGTGCAAAATCACATGCTGTTGAGAATGGACCTTTTGGTTTTAACAGCCAGGATGCATATAGTGTGAACAGCATAAACTCAGGCTGTGATCCAACTCTTGAATCGGTTGTTCGCATCGAAAAGGAGCAAACTTATGAAGGTCATAATGCCCATGCTGGAGCTGAAGTTTCAAGTTGGAAATCTAAAGATGGAACCGACTCTCATACTTTTACAGATCAGGAAATGGAACATGATTGTCATGATTTTTCTGCTTTGGACAATGTAGATTCGACAAGTCATGTCATGGTCACAAGGGGGGTAGTGATTTTAGATAACTTTGTTGTTGACGAAGAAGTTTGTGCCAACATCATTGTAGAATCCGCTGAAGTTAAAAATGTGGGAGAACAATTCAGTGGTGTTGTGGGAAGTAAGGCTGAGACCTTGTTATTTCAAGCAAATGAGGACACAAGAATTTTTCAGAATGAAAACATATCAAAAGTTTCATTAAAGGGTTCCAGTACTGATGCTATCACTGGAGAGGATGTGAGTGTTGATGCTGTGCCAAAGCCGTTCAACTTTTTTATTAGGATTCCAAGGTTCAATGATGAAAAACTTAAAGAACAGCTCAAGACTGCAAAACTAGAAATCAATGAGAAGACAAAACTCAGGGATGCTATTCAAGCTGAAATCCAGGAGAAAAGA GCCAACAATCAGATTCATGGTATTGATTATGAACATGCCAAGGGTGAAACCAGAAGCTTACGGAAGTTGGTGGCGTTAAAGCGCATGGAAATAAGTTCTCTTCGGTCTTTAATTAACAAAGCTAAGAATGCAATATCTATTGAGGATATAGATATCCGG ATAACCAATATAGAACATATGATACAACATGAATCACTGCCATTGCGGGAAGAAAAGGAGCTAATCCGTGAGATCAAGCAACTGAAGCAGCTCCGTGAACAATTGTCTTGTAACATGGGTAGCCAAAGCGAAATCCAGCAGGCTCTTGAACAGAGAGAGGATGCTGAAGAACGCTTGAAA ATTTTAAGGAAAGAGCTTGCTACCCTTAAAGACAGAATGTCAATGGCCCAGACAGCGATCGTGGAAGCTGAGAATAAATATGATGATGAAAACAAGAAGATTAAGGAACTGCAAGCTCAATTCAGAGCCGCTTATGATATTCGCCAAGCAGCATATGCTAGATGGCTGACTTTGAGAGAACAACTCTCACAGAAG AACATATACTTCGTTGAATACAAAGATGATGAAGCTACAGCCAGTAACTGTGCATTTAGCGGGGATAGAGAGGTGCTATACCATCTGTGTATGAATCAG GTGGAAAAATTTATGAAACTCTGGAACGGGAATGGGGAATTTCGAAATGAGTATGCCAGGTTCAATGCAAGGAGTACTCTGAGGAGATTGGGCACTTTGGATGGTCGTTCACTAGGCCCTGATGAGAAGCCTCCTAACCTACCCATTTGTGataataaagaaagaaatgatAAGATGGTCTCGATACCTGCCAATGTTGATTCCATATCATGTCAATCTGTGGAGCTGAAGCAACAAATGTCTTTAGAAAATTTGGTCACAGATGTCCAATCAATGAAGACAGTGACAGAATCCAAGGATCAGTCAGGCAATTCCTTGACTGATGTTTCTGGTAGAGAAATCACTGATGAGTTGCAGGAAGAGGATTCTGTGAAAATGAGGGAGGAAGCTGAGTTGACCCACAAGGAAGAAGAAATTAGAAGGGATGAGGCTGAAGCTAAGAAGAAGGAGGAACTTCGTTTGGAGCAGCTAGCGAAGGCTAAGGAGAGACGTGAGAATAAAAAACGGCATGATGAGAAGGTGCAAATGAGAGAAGAACTGAGAGCGGAACTCAAAGAAAAG AAGGAAAAGAAATtgagaaagaaagagagaaagaaAGCTGCTTCCGCGTCGACAGATGTGAATGATAGCAGTGAAGCTGTGGATATCGTCAAGGAAGAAATACAAGTGAGTGACAATTCCTCTTGCGCACCAACTAAAAAGCCTAAAAAAACTCCAATTGCGAGCAAGCAAAACAATACCAAATCCCTCCCCCCACCTTTTCGCAATCGAAACAGGAAAAAATGGAAGCAGTGGATATGGGTAACTCTTACAAGCGTCGTTGTTATACTTGTATTCTGGCTGGGAAATATGGGTTTGTTCGCTAACGTAAATCTCAAGCGCCATAACCCTGGTTATTAG
- the LOC140816304 gene encoding uncharacterized protein isoform X1 gives MFLCPCQFPHTLFDNQHREPEATATHSIQYPFWALRISDFAPPLGSRFLVPFPVAPEVAGNAGISGLDACSTHDFPKPNRNGMGNEDLESDPDSSYVFVTGADAKTGDSFEIKVVAAVDPSSVLESKSSVEHFEVKTDVDEFLMGGKNGTAEAIHGYPSVINVISAENETSPVDGVAFLDTIEENSLKTKCRAELDAQNVTLDFDNGEVCKPLKEGENGNVERTYVKPLVVNDNTLNQESSLGDGDGIQDQIEHHFMKTECGAKAQIKQDGDPNRKIESSELVVAEKPNDRNEKTESVADTERKKAEEQIISKSSSGLEKNQESEAPNLGVVAKSGEEGNMNMWSPVNISVQTKDVCECEIILGSTETSQLSFEDVADCHLEENKINFARLVMERVEGEVAQATFLNPGLECYPIDNKMETIEVEAQSALGVAGDDVKWSTVPGNRVQCSLAEEKGEAINMDCHLGTFCHQVSKGKIKEFSVFHVENNIQYPKDPSELSYLNKVSHISMISDNETEGPVLSQSFSALSGGVHESLTEYKDSDAEMLVIASSSSINGAKSHAVENGPFGFNSQDAYSVNSINSGCDPTLESVVRIEKEQTYEGHNAHAGAEVSSWKSKDGTDSHTFTDQEMEHDCHDFSALDNVDSTSHVMVTRGVVILDNFVVDEEVCANIIVESAEVKNVGEQFSGVVGSKAETLLFQANEDTRIFQNENISKVSLKGSSTDAITGEDVSVDAVPKPFNFFIRIPRFNDEKLKEQLKTAKLEINEKTKLRDAIQAEIQEKRANNQIHGIDYEHAKGETRSLRKLVALKRMEISSLRSLINKAKNAISIEDIDIRITNIEHMIQHESLPLREEKELIREIKQLKQLREQLSCNMGSQSEIQQALEQREDAEERLKILRKELATLKDRMSMAQTAIVEAENKYDDENKKIKELQAQFRAAYDIRQAAYARWLTLREQLSQKNIYFVEYKDDEATASNCAFSGDREVLYHLCMNQVEKFMKLWNGNGEFRNEYARFNARSTLRRLGTLDGRSLGPDEKPPNLPICDNKERNDKMVSIPANVDSISCQSVELKQQMSLENLVTDVQSMKTVTESKDQSGNSLTDVSGREITDELQEEDSVKMREEAELTHKEEEIRRDEAEAKKKEELRLEQLAKAKERRENKKRHDEKVQMREELRAELKEKEKEKKLRKKERKKAASASTDVNDSSEAVDIVKEEIQVSDNSSCAPTKKPKKTPIASKQNNTKSLPPPFRNRNRKKWKQWIWVTLTSVVVILVFWLGNMGLFANVNLKRHNPGY, from the exons ATGTTTCTTTGCCCTTGCCAGTTCCCACACACTCTTTTCGACAATCAACACAGAGAGCCTGAGGCTACGGCTACTCACTCAATTCAGTATCCTTTTTGGGCGCTCCGGATCTCCGATTTCGCTCCACCCCTCGGATCTAGATTCCTCGTCCCTTTCCCG GTGGCGCCCGAGGTGGCTGGAAATGCGGGGATATCCGGGTTAGATGCCTGCTCTACTCATGATTTCCCCAAGCCTAATCGCAATGGGATGGGCAACGAAGATCTAGAAAGTGATCCCGACAGTTCCTATGTTTTTGTCACTGGGGCTGATGCCAAGACTGGTGATTCCTTTGAAATTAAGGTTGTAgctgcggtagatccgagtagcGTGCTCGAATCAAAGTCCTCTGTCGAGCATTTTGAGGTAAAAACGGATGTTGATGAGTTTTTGATGGGTGGGAAGAATGGTACGGCAGAGGCAATCCATGGGTATCCTTCTGTCATAAATGTCATTTCAGCAGAGAACGAGACTTCTCCTGTGGATGGAGTTGCGTTCCTAGATACTATCGAAGAGAATAGTCTGAAAACTAAATGCCGGGCGGAGTTGGATGCTCAAAATGTGACTTTGGATTTCGATAATGGTGAAGTTTGCAAGCCTTTAAAGGAGGGGGAAAACGGGAATGTGGAAAGAACCTATGTGAAGCCTTTGGTGGTAAATGACAATACCTTAAACCAAGAGAGTTCCTTGGGGGATGGCGATGGCATCCAAGATCAAATAGAGCATCACTTTATGAAAACTGAATGTGGGGCAAAAGCTCAAATTAAACAGGATGGTGATCCAAATAGAAAAATTGAAAGCTCGGAGTTAGTTGTAGCAGAGAAGCCCAATGACCGAAATGAGAAAACTGAAAGTGTGGCAGATACTGAAAGGAAAAAGGCAGAGGAGCAGATCATATCAAAATCCTCTTCTGGTCTGGAAAAGAATCAGGAATCTGAAGCTCCGAACTTGGGGGTGGTTGCAAAATCAGGAGAGGAAGGGAATATGAATATGTGGTCACCTGTGAATATCTCTGTTCAAACCAAAGATGTATGTGAGTGTGAAATTATATTAGGATCAACTGAGACATCTCAACTTTCGTTTGAAGATGTGGCTGATTGTCATTTGGAAGAAAATAAGATAAATTTTGCAAGGTTGGTTATGGAAAGAGTGGAAGGTGAAGTTGCCCAAGCAACTTTCTTAAATCCAGGTTTGGAATGCTATCCAATTGATAACAAAATGGAGACAATCGAAGTGGAGGCACAGTCAGCTTTGGGTGTGGCAGGGGATGACGTGAAGTGGAGTACAGTCCCTGGAAACAGAGTACAGTGCAGCTTAGCTGAAGAAAAAGGAGAGGCAATTAATATGGATTGTCATCTCGGAACTTTTTGCCACCAGGTCTCAAAGGgaaaaattaaagaattttcTGTATTTCATGTTGAAAACAATATTCAATATCCTAAAGACCCCAGCGAGCTTTCTTATTTGAACAAAGTGTCCCATATAAGTATGATCTCTGACAATGAGACCGAGGGTCCTGTGCTGTCTCAGAGCTTTTCCGCTTTAAGTGGTGGGGTTCATGAGTCTCTGACTGAATATAAAGATTCCGATGCTGAAATGTTAGTGATTGCATCTTCTTCATCTATTAATGGTGCAAAATCACATGCTGTTGAGAATGGACCTTTTGGTTTTAACAGCCAGGATGCATATAGTGTGAACAGCATAAACTCAGGCTGTGATCCAACTCTTGAATCGGTTGTTCGCATCGAAAAGGAGCAAACTTATGAAGGTCATAATGCCCATGCTGGAGCTGAAGTTTCAAGTTGGAAATCTAAAGATGGAACCGACTCTCATACTTTTACAGATCAGGAAATGGAACATGATTGTCATGATTTTTCTGCTTTGGACAATGTAGATTCGACAAGTCATGTCATGGTCACAAGGGGGGTAGTGATTTTAGATAACTTTGTTGTTGACGAAGAAGTTTGTGCCAACATCATTGTAGAATCCGCTGAAGTTAAAAATGTGGGAGAACAATTCAGTGGTGTTGTGGGAAGTAAGGCTGAGACCTTGTTATTTCAAGCAAATGAGGACACAAGAATTTTTCAGAATGAAAACATATCAAAAGTTTCATTAAAGGGTTCCAGTACTGATGCTATCACTGGAGAGGATGTGAGTGTTGATGCTGTGCCAAAGCCGTTCAACTTTTTTATTAGGATTCCAAGGTTCAATGATGAAAAACTTAAAGAACAGCTCAAGACTGCAAAACTAGAAATCAATGAGAAGACAAAACTCAGGGATGCTATTCAAGCTGAAATCCAGGAGAAAAGA GCCAACAATCAGATTCATGGTATTGATTATGAACATGCCAAGGGTGAAACCAGAAGCTTACGGAAGTTGGTGGCGTTAAAGCGCATGGAAATAAGTTCTCTTCGGTCTTTAATTAACAAAGCTAAGAATGCAATATCTATTGAGGATATAGATATCCGG ATAACCAATATAGAACATATGATACAACATGAATCACTGCCATTGCGGGAAGAAAAGGAGCTAATCCGTGAGATCAAGCAACTGAAGCAGCTCCGTGAACAATTGTCTTGTAACATGGGTAGCCAAAGCGAAATCCAGCAGGCTCTTGAACAGAGAGAGGATGCTGAAGAACGCTTGAAA ATTTTAAGGAAAGAGCTTGCTACCCTTAAAGACAGAATGTCAATGGCCCAGACAGCGATCGTGGAAGCTGAGAATAAATATGATGATGAAAACAAGAAGATTAAGGAACTGCAAGCTCAATTCAGAGCCGCTTATGATATTCGCCAAGCAGCATATGCTAGATGGCTGACTTTGAGAGAACAACTCTCACAGAAG AACATATACTTCGTTGAATACAAAGATGATGAAGCTACAGCCAGTAACTGTGCATTTAGCGGGGATAGAGAGGTGCTATACCATCTGTGTATGAATCAG GTGGAAAAATTTATGAAACTCTGGAACGGGAATGGGGAATTTCGAAATGAGTATGCCAGGTTCAATGCAAGGAGTACTCTGAGGAGATTGGGCACTTTGGATGGTCGTTCACTAGGCCCTGATGAGAAGCCTCCTAACCTACCCATTTGTGataataaagaaagaaatgatAAGATGGTCTCGATACCTGCCAATGTTGATTCCATATCATGTCAATCTGTGGAGCTGAAGCAACAAATGTCTTTAGAAAATTTGGTCACAGATGTCCAATCAATGAAGACAGTGACAGAATCCAAGGATCAGTCAGGCAATTCCTTGACTGATGTTTCTGGTAGAGAAATCACTGATGAGTTGCAGGAAGAGGATTCTGTGAAAATGAGGGAGGAAGCTGAGTTGACCCACAAGGAAGAAGAAATTAGAAGGGATGAGGCTGAAGCTAAGAAGAAGGAGGAACTTCGTTTGGAGCAGCTAGCGAAGGCTAAGGAGAGACGTGAGAATAAAAAACGGCATGATGAGAAGGTGCAAATGAGAGAAGAACTGAGAGCGGAACTCAAAGAAAAG GAGAAGGAAAAGAAATtgagaaagaaagagagaaagaaAGCTGCTTCCGCGTCGACAGATGTGAATGATAGCAGTGAAGCTGTGGATATCGTCAAGGAAGAAATACAAGTGAGTGACAATTCCTCTTGCGCACCAACTAAAAAGCCTAAAAAAACTCCAATTGCGAGCAAGCAAAACAATACCAAATCCCTCCCCCCACCTTTTCGCAATCGAAACAGGAAAAAATGGAAGCAGTGGATATGGGTAACTCTTACAAGCGTCGTTGTTATACTTGTATTCTGGCTGGGAAATATGGGTTTGTTCGCTAACGTAAATCTCAAGCGCCATAACCCTGGTTATTAG